The following coding sequences lie in one Nitratireductor mangrovi genomic window:
- a CDS encoding sarcosine oxidase subunit alpha family protein — protein sequence MSPRRMPQGGRIDRARPIRFRFDGKDFSGHAGDTLASALLANGVTLFGRSFKYHRPRGVIAAGVDEPNALVTLLRGDIREPNIPATQVEIFEGLVAESQNRFPSLDYDVATANQLAGGVFSAGFYYKTFMGPVVGPLKGTRFWMFCEHFIRRAAGLGRAGYVADPDRYERMNAFCDVLVAGGGPAGLMAARQAAESGARVIIADLEPEFGGSAKWSGEAIDGKPAAEWAKEVTEALAAMANVRLLPRTTVWGYYDGNTLAALERVADHKPAADKGEPRHRHWTIRAGAVVLATGAFERPIVFPGNDRPGIMLADAAVRYAREFGVACGSTVTVFTNNDSAYRAAAALAEAGATVAAIVDVRSEISGEARALATKAGGELLPGHAVTATAGGKALAGISVQRLREGEITGQPRSVSTDCLLVSGGFSPAIHLASQAGAAPKWDDRLQAFLPPEPAQKWFGAGAFLGHFTTAQALADGLAVGARAVGGKAPRKSATPAVEAGELDIAPAPVFEIHPPGKPGKAFVDFQHDVNAEDVRLAHHEGFVSVEHLKRYTTLGMATDQGKTSNVPGLAIMAEARGVAIPEVGTTRFRPPFTAVSLGALAAERYGELKPDRLTPMHDWHLENGATMYSAGLWYRPMIYGGRGETVEQAYVREARAVRDSVGIVDVSTLGKIMVQGPDAADFLDRVYTNKFSTLPVMKARYGLMLREDGIAYDDGTTWRLAENDFLMTTTTANAGKVMQNLEYLLDIVWPDLKVTLTSVSDEWAGAAVSGPKSRDVLTACVKGTAVDNETLPFMGIVRGEIDSVPVLICRLSFSGELAYEVYCGAGHGVHVWEALMAAGKRFGIVPYGLEALGTLRIEKGHVTGAEIDGRTTARDLYLDWMLSQKKPFVGSMMMDREGLAGEDRARLVGVVALDDRPLGGGAHIVEYNDPAEFRDSIGHITATCYSPALGKYIGLALIRGGKKRHGSRAYVSDPLRKRFGPVEIVSHHFFDPEGSRMHG from the coding sequence ATGAGCCCGCGCCGCATGCCGCAGGGCGGCCGCATTGACCGCGCGCGCCCGATACGCTTCCGCTTCGACGGCAAGGATTTTTCCGGCCATGCCGGCGACACGCTCGCCTCGGCCCTTCTGGCCAATGGCGTGACCCTGTTCGGCCGCTCGTTCAAATACCATCGCCCGCGCGGGGTCATTGCGGCCGGCGTCGACGAGCCCAATGCGCTGGTCACGCTGCTGAGAGGCGACATCCGCGAACCCAACATTCCGGCGACACAGGTCGAGATTTTCGAAGGCCTCGTTGCCGAGAGCCAGAACCGGTTCCCCTCGCTCGACTACGACGTGGCGACCGCCAACCAGTTGGCCGGCGGCGTGTTTTCGGCCGGCTTCTACTACAAGACCTTCATGGGCCCGGTCGTCGGTCCGCTCAAGGGCACCCGCTTCTGGATGTTCTGCGAACATTTCATTCGCCGCGCTGCCGGTCTCGGTCGTGCCGGCTACGTGGCCGATCCCGACCGCTACGAGCGCATGAATGCCTTCTGCGATGTGCTGGTCGCCGGTGGCGGCCCGGCCGGACTGATGGCGGCGCGGCAGGCCGCCGAATCCGGCGCGCGCGTCATCATCGCCGACCTCGAGCCCGAATTTGGCGGCTCGGCCAAATGGTCAGGCGAAGCGATCGACGGCAAGCCCGCCGCCGAATGGGCGAAAGAGGTGACCGAGGCCCTGGCGGCGATGGCGAATGTCCGGTTGCTGCCGCGCACCACCGTATGGGGCTATTATGACGGCAACACGCTGGCCGCTCTCGAGCGGGTAGCAGATCACAAGCCGGCTGCCGACAAGGGCGAGCCGCGCCACCGCCACTGGACCATCCGGGCCGGCGCTGTCGTCCTCGCGACCGGCGCCTTCGAACGGCCGATCGTCTTTCCCGGCAATGACCGCCCCGGCATCATGCTCGCCGACGCCGCGGTGCGTTATGCACGCGAGTTCGGCGTTGCCTGCGGTTCGACCGTGACCGTCTTCACCAACAACGACAGCGCCTACCGTGCCGCCGCCGCGCTCGCCGAGGCGGGCGCGACCGTTGCCGCGATCGTCGACGTACGGTCCGAAATCTCGGGAGAGGCACGCGCACTGGCAACGAAGGCAGGCGGCGAACTCCTGCCTGGCCACGCCGTCACCGCGACCGCGGGCGGCAAGGCGCTTGCCGGCATCTCCGTCCAGCGCCTGCGCGAGGGCGAGATCACCGGCCAGCCGCGCTCGGTCTCAACCGACTGCCTTCTGGTGTCGGGAGGTTTCTCGCCGGCGATCCATCTCGCCAGCCAGGCCGGGGCCGCGCCGAAATGGGATGACAGGCTGCAGGCGTTCCTGCCGCCGGAACCGGCGCAGAAATGGTTCGGCGCCGGCGCCTTTCTCGGCCATTTCACCACCGCCCAGGCGCTTGCCGACGGGCTTGCGGTCGGCGCCAGGGCCGTCGGCGGCAAGGCGCCGCGCAAATCGGCAACGCCCGCCGTCGAGGCTGGCGAACTCGACATCGCGCCTGCGCCGGTGTTCGAGATCCACCCGCCCGGCAAGCCCGGCAAGGCCTTTGTCGACTTCCAGCACGACGTCAACGCCGAAGACGTGCGCCTTGCCCATCATGAAGGTTTCGTCTCGGTCGAGCATCTGAAGCGCTACACCACGCTCGGCATGGCCACCGATCAGGGCAAGACCTCCAACGTGCCGGGGCTCGCCATCATGGCCGAGGCGCGCGGCGTCGCCATCCCCGAGGTCGGCACGACCCGCTTCCGCCCGCCCTTCACCGCCGTCTCGCTGGGGGCGCTGGCTGCCGAGCGCTACGGCGAACTCAAGCCCGACCGCCTGACGCCGATGCACGACTGGCACCTCGAAAACGGCGCCACCATGTATTCCGCCGGCCTCTGGTACCGACCGATGATCTATGGCGGGCGCGGCGAGACCGTCGAACAGGCCTATGTGCGCGAGGCGCGCGCCGTGCGTGACTCCGTCGGGATCGTCGACGTCTCCACGCTAGGCAAGATCATGGTCCAGGGCCCGGACGCGGCCGACTTCCTCGACCGGGTTTACACCAACAAGTTTTCCACCCTGCCGGTAATGAAAGCGCGCTACGGGCTGATGCTGCGTGAAGACGGCATCGCCTATGACGACGGCACCACATGGCGTCTGGCGGAGAACGATTTCCTCATGACCACGACAACGGCCAATGCTGGCAAGGTCATGCAGAATCTCGAATACCTTCTCGACATCGTCTGGCCGGACCTGAAGGTGACGCTGACCTCCGTCTCGGACGAATGGGCCGGCGCGGCTGTCTCCGGGCCGAAATCACGCGACGTATTGACCGCCTGTGTCAAAGGCACCGCCGTCGACAACGAAACCTTGCCGTTCATGGGTATCGTCCGCGGCGAGATCGACAGCGTGCCGGTGCTGATCTGCCGTCTCTCCTTCTCCGGCGAACTCGCCTACGAGGTCTATTGCGGCGCCGGCCACGGAGTGCACGTCTGGGAGGCCCTGATGGCGGCTGGCAAGCGCTTCGGCATCGTGCCCTACGGGCTCGAGGCGCTCGGCACGCTGCGCATCGAAAAGGGCCACGTCACCGGCGCTGAGATCGACGGCCGCACCACGGCGCGCGACCTCTATCTCGACTGGATGCTGTCGCAGAAGAAGCCCTTCGTCGGGTCGATGATGATGGACCGCGAGGGACTCGCAGGCGAGGACCGCGCGCGTCTTGTCGGCGTCGTCGCCCTCGACGACCGTCCGCTCGGCGGCGGCGCCCACATCGTGGAATACAACGATCCGGCCGAATTCCGCGACTCGATCGGCCACATCACAGCGACCTGCTATTCCCCCGCACTCGGCAAATATATCGGCCTTGCGCTGATCAGGGGCGGCAAGAAGCGCCACGGCAGCCGCGCCTATGTCTCCGACCCGTTGCGCAAGCGCTTCGGTCCGGTCGAGATCGTCAGTCACCATTTCTTCGACCCCGAAGGGAGCCGCATGCATGGTTGA
- a CDS encoding nitroreductase, which yields MLAPDKQNETIQDCDIVDEAIVSRRSVRAFLPDPVDDETIRDILRVASRAPSGTNMQPWKVYVTTGEKKRELGDAILNSGIRAEKAKWDEYRYYPDQFFEPYLSRRRAVGFALYGHLGIGRRDVDQMRAQHDRNFVFFDAPVGMIFTIDRRLNQGSWVDCGMFLQNVMVAARGRGLHTCPQAAFAPYHRQIRPVLGIPDEEVVICGMALGYEDESKPENKLRTERAALEEFVTFVD from the coding sequence ATGTTGGCGCCGGACAAGCAGAACGAGACAATACAGGACTGCGACATCGTCGACGAGGCGATCGTCTCGCGCCGTTCGGTGCGCGCCTTTCTTCCCGATCCGGTCGATGACGAGACGATCCGCGACATTCTCAGGGTCGCCAGCCGCGCGCCCTCCGGCACCAACATGCAGCCCTGGAAGGTCTATGTGACCACCGGGGAGAAGAAGCGCGAGCTTGGCGACGCGATTCTCAACTCCGGCATCCGCGCCGAAAAGGCGAAGTGGGACGAATACCGCTATTACCCGGACCAGTTTTTCGAGCCCTATCTGTCGCGGCGCCGCGCGGTCGGCTTCGCGCTCTATGGCCATCTCGGTATCGGCCGGCGCGACGTCGACCAGATGCGGGCCCAGCATGACCGCAACTTCGTCTTTTTCGACGCGCCGGTGGGCATGATCTTCACCATCGACCGGCGGCTTAACCAGGGCTCGTGGGTCGATTGCGGCATGTTCCTGCAGAACGTCATGGTGGCGGCGCGGGGCCGGGGGCTGCACACCTGCCCGCAGGCAGCGTTTGCGCCTTACCACCGCCAGATCAGGCCGGTGCTCGGCATTCCCGACGAGGAGGTCGTGATCTGCGGCATGGCGCTTGGCTACGAGGACGAAAGCAAGCCGGAAAACAAGCTGCGCACAGAGCGCGCCGCGCTCGAGGAGTTCGTCACTTTCGTCGACTGA
- a CDS encoding SDR family oxidoreductase codes for MSRLEGKVALVTGGSRGIGAATAKKLADEGADVAFTYARSPERAAEVARVIEAKGRRALPIAADNRDAAAVEAAVERTVATLGRLDILVNNAGIFVVGPVDKLTVADFDETVAVNVRAAFAASRAAAGHLGDGGRIISIGSNLAVRMPGEGLGLYAMSKAAVVGMSKALARDLGARGITVNVVHPGSTDTEMNPAGGPGAREQIDLMAIPRFGQPEDVAGLVAWIAGPEGRNVTGAEFTIDGGANI; via the coding sequence ATGTCCCGACTGGAAGGGAAGGTGGCGCTGGTCACCGGCGGAAGCCGCGGCATCGGCGCGGCCACGGCGAAAAAGCTGGCCGACGAGGGTGCGGACGTGGCCTTCACCTATGCGCGTTCGCCCGAGCGCGCGGCGGAGGTGGCCCGGGTGATAGAAGCCAAGGGTCGCCGGGCTCTGCCAATTGCCGCCGACAATCGCGATGCCGCCGCCGTGGAGGCGGCGGTCGAGAGGACGGTCGCCACGCTCGGCCGTCTCGACATCCTCGTCAACAATGCCGGCATCTTCGTCGTCGGACCGGTTGACAAGCTGACCGTGGCCGATTTCGACGAGACCGTCGCAGTCAATGTCAGGGCGGCGTTCGCAGCATCGCGGGCGGCGGCCGGCCATCTCGGCGATGGCGGGCGAATCATCTCGATCGGCAGCAACCTTGCCGTGCGCATGCCGGGCGAGGGCCTCGGCCTTTATGCGATGAGCAAGGCTGCGGTCGTCGGCATGAGCAAGGCGCTCGCGCGCGACCTCGGCGCGCGTGGCATCACCGTCAACGTGGTACATCCCGGCTCGACGGACACAGAGATGAACCCGGCGGGCGGGCCCGGCGCGAGGGAACAAATCGACCTGATGGCGATTCCGCGCTTTGGTCAACCTGAAGACGTGGCCGGCCTCGTCGCCTGGATCGCGGGTCCGGAAGGGCGAAACGTGACGGGTGCCGAGTTTACCATCGATGGTGGCGCCAACATCTGA
- the soxG gene encoding sarcosine oxidase subunit gamma family protein — protein sequence MVEPVSPLGAAWKPGSYANAAGVTGVALSETRPGSIVQAAAWRGEEKALIAAIGKVSGLALADGAGAGVFKDNKAAFGFAPGRFLVVDQKEGLGDTLAAAVKAETGTVTDLSHGRTAIRIAGARAEWVLAKFFAIDFSLTAFPVGAGRSTAHHDIFALIQRTGPEQFDLYVFRSFARAFWSALCHASEEVGYEIS from the coding sequence ATGGTTGAACCGGTCTCTCCCCTCGGCGCAGCCTGGAAACCCGGCTCATATGCCAACGCTGCCGGTGTCACCGGCGTCGCGCTTTCCGAGACGCGCCCGGGCTCGATCGTGCAGGCGGCCGCCTGGCGCGGCGAGGAAAAGGCGCTGATCGCCGCGATCGGGAAGGTCTCGGGCCTTGCGCTGGCCGACGGCGCCGGCGCCGGGGTGTTCAAGGACAACAAGGCAGCCTTCGGTTTCGCGCCGGGCCGTTTTCTCGTCGTGGACCAGAAGGAAGGGCTCGGCGACACACTGGCCGCCGCGGTCAAGGCCGAAACCGGCACGGTCACTGACCTCTCGCACGGCCGCACCGCGATCCGCATAGCCGGCGCCAGGGCGGAGTGGGTGCTGGCGAAATTCTTCGCCATCGACTTTTCGCTGACCGCCTTTCCGGTCGGGGCCGGCCGTTCGACGGCCCATCACGACATCTTTGCACTGATCCAGCGAACGGGGCCGGAGCAGTTCGACCTCTATGTCTTCCGCTCCTTCGCGCGCGCCTTCTGGTCGGCGCTCTGCCACGCGAGTGAGGAAGTCGGCTACGAGATCAGCTAG
- a CDS encoding TetR/AcrR family transcriptional regulator, producing MPARGRPRGFDRDEALKSAMELFWARGYDGASLAELTSAMGINAPSLYAAFGSKEKLFEEALALYARCEGNEIWDAVPAAATARQAIADFLRLTALSFSRPGKPAGCLIVLGSLHADDSNAEVCAMLQRYRADNVTMLRNRLERAVAEGELAPAVDCGAIARFYATVQQGMSIQARDGAGRDALLAVANGAMAAWEGLTEPENGPA from the coding sequence ATGCCGGCTAGGGGCCGCCCGAGAGGGTTTGATCGCGACGAGGCGCTGAAGAGCGCCATGGAACTGTTCTGGGCCAGGGGCTATGACGGCGCGTCGCTGGCGGAACTGACATCCGCTATGGGCATCAATGCGCCGAGCCTCTACGCCGCGTTCGGCTCCAAGGAGAAGCTTTTCGAGGAGGCGCTCGCGCTCTACGCCCGCTGCGAGGGCAACGAGATCTGGGACGCGGTTCCTGCAGCCGCGACGGCGCGGCAGGCCATCGCCGACTTTCTGCGCCTGACCGCCCTTTCCTTCTCGCGCCCCGGCAAGCCGGCCGGGTGCCTTATTGTTCTGGGGTCTCTGCACGCCGACGACAGCAACGCCGAGGTCTGCGCGATGCTGCAGCGCTACCGCGCCGACAACGTCACGATGCTTCGCAACCGGCTCGAACGCGCCGTGGCCGAGGGCGAACTTGCTCCCGCCGTAGACTGCGGGGCGATCGCGCGCTTTTACGCCACCGTGCAGCAGGGCATGTCGATTCAGGCTCGCGACGGAGCCGGTCGCGATGCCCTGCTGGCGGTTGCCAATGGCGCGATGGCCGCCTGGGAGGGACTGACAGAGCCGGAGAATGGGCCGGCATAG
- a CDS encoding sarcosine oxidase subunit delta, translating into MQITCPYCGPRDLAEFAYQGDANRTRPDPASTDQQVWNAYVYDRTNPAGEHREYWQHAGGCRSHLLVVRSTLTHEITSVGFVHDKTPSPARSRRRGSSKGAGA; encoded by the coding sequence ATGCAAATCACCTGTCCCTATTGCGGTCCGCGAGACCTTGCCGAATTTGCCTATCAGGGCGATGCCAATCGCACCCGGCCCGATCCCGCCTCGACCGACCAGCAGGTCTGGAACGCCTATGTGTACGACCGCACCAATCCGGCCGGCGAGCACCGTGAATACTGGCAACACGCCGGCGGCTGCCGGAGCCATCTGTTGGTCGTGCGTTCGACCCTGACCCACGAGATCACCAGCGTGGGCTTCGTCCACGACAAGACGCCGTCGCCCGCCCGTTCGCGCCGGCGCGGCAGCAGCAAGGGAGCCGGCGCATGA
- a CDS encoding DUF1772 domain-containing protein encodes MLLRMLQFFSIIFIAVYMVPQAAHLIEYPAKMAMEREAYFTVQQIYAGWSYSAFALIGALIATLALAFFSRIRVLPALLASAAFVLMASVLIVFMLRVAPMNTVTEQWTTLPQAWEPVRAQWETGHVINAVITFGALVCATLSALAWPRSAGSAS; translated from the coding sequence ATGCTTTTGCGAATGCTGCAGTTCTTCTCCATCATTTTCATCGCCGTCTACATGGTGCCGCAGGCGGCGCACCTGATCGAATATCCGGCCAAGATGGCGATGGAGCGTGAGGCCTATTTCACGGTCCAGCAGATATATGCCGGCTGGTCCTATTCCGCCTTCGCGCTCATCGGGGCATTGATCGCCACGCTGGCGCTCGCCTTCTTCAGCCGCATCAGGGTGCTGCCGGCGCTGCTTGCCTCGGCCGCCTTCGTGCTGATGGCGTCGGTGCTGATCGTCTTCATGCTGCGCGTGGCTCCGATGAACACGGTGACGGAGCAGTGGACGACGTTGCCGCAGGCGTGGGAACCCGTTCGAGCGCAATGGGAAACCGGCCACGTGATCAATGCCGTCATCACATTCGGCGCTCTGGTCTGCGCCACGCTGTCCGCCCTGGCATGGCCACGGTCTGCCGGGAGCGCTAGCTGA